The Micromonospora sp. NBC_01740 genome includes a window with the following:
- a CDS encoding toxin glutamine deamidase domain-containing protein, protein MSVLPSPIPHPLDYSPWQLPGWVYEALDWVIGVEWPEGNERAVWELADQWYGVAAALVGPRADAVAAAGEVRSGYGGVGAVAAAFDAAWRRVAEGDEAPLPVLLAVSTELGRLVEECGCDIEGAKLEVWIELGILVVELLSLAVATVLTAGAASPAAGAAIAATRLIVQQIFKRLMAQLARKSLKQGLKEAGERAAKEVTKGGMRGFSRRAALSGVSEAAEEGGINLATQAYQNSTGRRHGLDVTELGTTALGGMAGGAVAPLAGLGRHATGRGARVGEHFGREMAGEVMADQAASLATGQGLTSVEDAARAAASGVRGSATAQADAALQARLSGQMSALAGMSLTSTGTGGPSTPPEVPAADGPPVALPSAGVAPSVTVPDAGAGPPAQGAGASVSAPDEGQRGVTAAETAPSARPSTEARTEPTGPATTTAAAQAGDTTAPVTAAGTERVGATVAATLPALPESAPSPTLSSVATAAPVHGAAGGVPVGVEGQTTISGNAASSAGSVNVASAGPSNGPTAAPVSGPSTGLGTATVGPPPASFPEPRTVASVPGAGQVPSVASPEPAVARGATGTVPAQPQPAPPTMLPPPDAPAAEPNPHVRSDTPAAAGQHDSAGPRVRSPEWYAAKWALDRDAFERRRYRGYYESQRAWFEDKRRYDEAVRLRARADEHHQRARDFAAHAFHLHQTGQARQADGWERAANDEMRAYGEYLDYAEAVLAGGVVPSVVGVVDPADFRRINDDVGDLAYGAVETVDRSALTGDDHPPPIDRSRNYGRPGGLRPPLALHQSDIERQVPREPDGSVRRNADPRVGGWFGLVNDGGPQADPTRGINCIDCTLSMFDTWMHGRPRVAAPRTFDAYLAGDITCPINGERDGIGRVEDITGGRFQRLCQPTEDIQGVERQRAIDTGYRNLHDQLRLGGHGSFAFVINNWEQGGSHIWVALNQNGTILYLDPQTGAVSTTPLYRHHGVAHPHNAVDTEVLVIGSDGRPMPLGGLRRGRFSQRPDLPQYPPVDTDQGYGEPFLNRMHLLDGPGSAPSDGSMPPGHPRRSDEAGPAPERSDTSPEDLRAARERAQAERAGNPVAVGAILAAEPDLERVFAAGVTPAEVAAGVDPPTLRRLVPQLDDAGAEDVARLFADPRVQRMLDESWKEPPRGEPMLAETLVRQLAQRPDLARMMLATPELANSLTARPVTLHHLASQQQAIDVLASVLQEIAERGAEAVATIEVPIPDPTPLSGEQRLTSAHFMRSGERATQPGFDFGRSEDMAYRKQYIDQLYVEAARAQVEVLALAERLASQAHSPATSAGRPGPKDRRRVEDKVDKYEGDASLLTDLAAAKVTFGRISELYDALASIRVDNALDVVEFDDRFISPQMSGYRDVQLMIRASNGHVAEFRLHLRALDEVAEWEHALYEVRRDLKAVAKEQGRNMSHMEQAIFNGVLLQEQIHFWNALQTTLDDGLSDV, encoded by the coding sequence GGCGGCCTTCGACGCCGCCTGGCGTCGGGTGGCGGAGGGCGACGAGGCACCGCTGCCGGTGCTGCTGGCTGTCAGCACGGAGCTGGGTCGGCTGGTGGAGGAGTGCGGCTGCGACATCGAGGGCGCGAAGCTCGAGGTGTGGATCGAGCTGGGCATCCTGGTCGTCGAGTTGCTGTCGTTGGCCGTGGCGACGGTGCTCACCGCCGGCGCGGCCTCGCCCGCCGCCGGGGCGGCGATCGCGGCCACCAGGCTGATCGTGCAGCAGATCTTCAAGCGGTTGATGGCGCAGTTGGCGCGTAAGTCGCTCAAGCAGGGGCTCAAGGAGGCCGGCGAGCGGGCGGCGAAGGAGGTCACCAAGGGCGGCATGCGGGGGTTCAGCCGCCGAGCTGCGCTGAGCGGCGTGTCGGAGGCGGCCGAGGAGGGCGGCATCAACCTCGCCACGCAGGCGTACCAGAACTCGACGGGCCGCCGGCACGGGCTGGACGTGACGGAGTTGGGCACCACGGCGCTCGGCGGTATGGCCGGCGGGGCGGTGGCGCCGCTGGCGGGTCTGGGGCGGCACGCCACCGGCCGGGGTGCCCGGGTCGGGGAGCACTTCGGCCGCGAGATGGCCGGCGAGGTGATGGCCGATCAGGCCGCGAGCCTCGCCACGGGCCAGGGGCTGACCTCCGTGGAGGACGCGGCCCGCGCGGCCGCGTCCGGTGTCCGTGGTTCCGCCACCGCGCAGGCCGACGCGGCGCTGCAGGCACGGCTCAGCGGCCAGATGAGCGCCCTGGCCGGGATGTCGCTGACGTCGACGGGAACCGGTGGGCCCTCGACGCCTCCCGAAGTGCCGGCAGCGGATGGGCCACCTGTCGCCCTGCCCAGCGCGGGGGTGGCGCCGTCCGTCACCGTGCCCGACGCGGGAGCGGGTCCTCCGGCCCAGGGAGCGGGGGCATCGGTCAGCGCGCCAGATGAGGGCCAGCGAGGTGTGACCGCTGCGGAGACGGCACCGTCGGCCCGGCCGTCGACGGAGGCCCGGACGGAGCCGACCGGTCCCGCGACGACCACCGCCGCCGCCCAAGCGGGTGACACGACCGCGCCTGTGACCGCTGCCGGAACCGAACGGGTCGGCGCGACCGTCGCGGCCACGTTGCCCGCGCTGCCAGAGTCCGCACCCAGCCCGACTCTCTCCTCTGTCGCGACAGCAGCGCCCGTCCACGGCGCCGCCGGGGGCGTCCCGGTCGGCGTGGAGGGCCAGACGACCATTTCCGGAAACGCCGCGAGCAGCGCCGGCTCCGTCAACGTCGCGAGTGCTGGCCCGTCGAATGGGCCGACAGCGGCGCCGGTGAGCGGGCCCAGCACCGGCCTGGGCACCGCGACGGTCGGGCCGCCCCCCGCCTCGTTCCCTGAGCCGAGAACGGTTGCCTCCGTCCCCGGTGCGGGCCAGGTTCCGTCGGTCGCCAGTCCCGAGCCCGCCGTCGCACGAGGAGCCACCGGAACGGTGCCGGCACAGCCGCAGCCGGCACCACCGACGATGCTGCCTCCGCCCGATGCGCCGGCAGCCGAGCCGAATCCGCACGTCCGCAGCGACACGCCGGCAGCGGCCGGTCAGCATGATTCGGCCGGCCCCCGGGTCAGGAGCCCCGAGTGGTACGCGGCCAAGTGGGCCCTCGACCGGGACGCGTTCGAGAGACGTCGCTACCGCGGCTACTACGAGTCGCAGCGGGCGTGGTTCGAGGACAAGCGCCGTTATGACGAAGCTGTGCGACTCAGGGCCCGCGCGGACGAGCACCACCAGAGGGCGCGGGACTTCGCCGCCCACGCCTTCCATCTGCACCAGACGGGCCAGGCGCGCCAGGCTGACGGGTGGGAGCGGGCAGCGAACGACGAGATGCGGGCGTACGGGGAGTACCTGGACTACGCGGAAGCCGTACTGGCCGGCGGCGTCGTGCCGTCCGTCGTCGGCGTCGTCGATCCTGCGGACTTCCGCCGAATCAACGACGACGTCGGTGACCTGGCATACGGTGCCGTGGAGACCGTCGACCGTTCGGCGCTGACGGGTGACGACCATCCGCCGCCGATCGACCGGTCCCGGAACTACGGCCGGCCCGGCGGTCTGCGTCCGCCGCTGGCCCTGCACCAGAGCGACATCGAACGGCAGGTGCCCCGAGAACCCGACGGGAGCGTGCGGCGCAACGCCGACCCGCGAGTGGGTGGCTGGTTCGGGTTGGTCAACGACGGCGGACCGCAGGCCGACCCGACGCGCGGCATCAACTGCATCGACTGCACCCTGTCGATGTTCGACACCTGGATGCACGGTCGCCCCCGGGTGGCCGCCCCCCGCACCTTCGACGCCTACCTGGCCGGCGACATCACGTGCCCCATCAACGGCGAACGCGACGGCATCGGGCGGGTGGAGGACATCACCGGAGGCCGCTTCCAGCGCCTCTGCCAGCCGACCGAGGACATCCAGGGCGTTGAGCGGCAGCGGGCCATCGACACGGGATACCGCAACCTGCACGACCAGCTCCGCCTCGGCGGCCACGGCAGCTTCGCCTTCGTCATCAACAACTGGGAACAGGGCGGTTCCCACATCTGGGTCGCCCTCAACCAGAACGGCACCATCCTCTACCTCGATCCGCAGACCGGCGCCGTGTCGACGACACCCCTGTACCGGCACCACGGCGTCGCGCATCCGCACAACGCCGTCGACACCGAGGTCCTGGTGATCGGCTCGGACGGCAGACCGATGCCGCTGGGCGGGCTACGGCGGGGGCGGTTCAGCCAGCGACCGGACCTGCCGCAGTACCCACCCGTCGACACCGACCAGGGCTACGGCGAACCGTTCCTCAACCGCATGCACCTGCTGGACGGGCCGGGCTCGGCTCCGTCCGACGGGTCGATGCCACCAGGGCACCCACGACGGTCCGACGAGGCGGGACCGGCTCCCGAACGCAGCGACACATCGCCCGAGGACCTGCGGGCGGCGCGGGAGCGCGCGCAGGCGGAACGGGCGGGGAACCCGGTTGCCGTCGGCGCGATCCTGGCCGCAGAGCCCGACCTGGAACGGGTCTTCGCCGCCGGCGTGACCCCGGCCGAGGTGGCAGCCGGCGTAGACCCCCCGACACTCCGGCGACTCGTACCGCAACTTGACGACGCGGGCGCCGAAGACGTGGCACGGCTGTTCGCGGATCCACGCGTGCAGCGGATGCTGGACGAGAGCTGGAAGGAACCACCCCGCGGTGAGCCAATGCTCGCCGAAACCCTGGTTCGTCAACTTGCCCAGAGGCCCGACCTGGCGCGGATGATGCTCGCAACGCCGGAGCTGGCGAACTCCCTAACAGCACGTCCCGTGACGCTGCATCACCTCGCTAGCCAGCAACAGGCGATCGATGTCCTCGCCTCTGTGCTTCAGGAAATCGCTGAGCGCGGGGCAGAGGCGGTCGCAACCATTGAGGTGCCTATTCCGGATCCTACGCCTCTGAGCGGCGAACAGAGGCTTACCTCGGCCCACTTCATGAGGAGTGGTGAGAGGGCTACACAGCCTGGCTTTGATTTCGGTCGGAGCGAGGATATGGCCTACCGAAAACAATACATTGATCAATTGTATGTGGAGGCGGCTCGGGCTCAAGTTGAAGTCCTTGCATTGGCTGAGCGGCTCGCTTCTCAGGCCCATTCCCCGGCGACTTCGGCCGGGCGGCCGGGCCCAAAGGATAGGCGGCGGGTGGAGGATAAGGTTGATAAGTATGAGGGAGACGCATCTCTGTTGACTGACCTTGCTGCTGCGAAGGTCACCTTCGGTCGAATCTCAGAGCTGTACGATGCGCTCGCTTCGATTCGAGTCGACAATGCACTGGACGTCGTTGAGTTCGACGACCGCTTCATCAGTCCTCAGATGAGCGGCTACCGGGATGTGCAGTTGATGATCCGCGCCTCAAATGGGCATGTTGCCGAATTTCGTCTCCACCTGCGGGCTCTCGATGAGGTAGCTGAGTGGGAACATGCTCTGTATGAGGTGCGACGCGACCTGAAGGCCGTTGCAAAAGAGCAGGGCCGTAACATGTCTCACATGGAGCAAGCGATCTTCAATGGCGTCCTCTTGCAGGAGCAAATCCATTTCTGGAATGCCCTACAGACTACTTTGGATGATGGACTGAGTGATGTCTGA
- a CDS encoding endonuclease V, translated as METTGASDPRIDRPGSVAEALAVQERLRPLVDLAGPGPAEPATVAGLDVAYAESGDRLAAAVTVLDARTLAVVDSAVSVGRPAFGYVPGLFAFRELPALLDALDRLTVLPELLVCDGHGLAHPRRFGLACHLGVVTGLPAIGVGKTPLLGEWTPPAGRRGAWTPLRDGGETVGRVLRTRDGVKPVFVSVGHRMSLDDATARVLALTPRYRLPETTRTADRLCRDALAAAETTVRTT; from the coding sequence GTGGAGACGACCGGGGCGTCGGATCCCCGGATCGACAGGCCGGGCAGTGTGGCGGAGGCGCTTGCCGTACAGGAGCGGTTGCGGCCACTGGTGGACCTGGCCGGGCCCGGTCCGGCCGAGCCCGCGACGGTGGCCGGGCTGGACGTGGCGTACGCCGAGAGTGGTGACCGGCTGGCGGCGGCCGTGACCGTGCTGGACGCCCGGACCCTCGCGGTGGTCGACTCGGCGGTGAGCGTGGGCCGGCCCGCGTTCGGGTACGTCCCGGGGCTCTTCGCCTTCCGCGAGTTGCCCGCGCTGCTGGACGCGCTCGACCGGCTGACCGTGCTTCCCGAGCTGCTGGTCTGTGACGGGCACGGGTTGGCCCACCCGCGCCGGTTCGGGCTCGCCTGCCACCTGGGCGTGGTGACCGGCCTGCCCGCCATCGGGGTGGGCAAGACGCCCCTGCTGGGGGAGTGGACGCCGCCGGCCGGGCGCCGTGGCGCGTGGACGCCGTTGCGCGACGGGGGCGAGACCGTGGGTCGGGTGCTGCGTACGCGGGACGGCGTGAAGCCGGTCTTCGTCAGCGTCGGCCACCGGATGAGCCTCGACGACGCGACCGCGCGGGTGCTGGCGTTGACGCCGCGCTACCGGCTGCCGGAGACCACCCGTACCGCCGACCGGCTCTGCCGCGACGCCCTGGCCGCCGCCGAGACGACCGTCCGTACCACCTGA
- a CDS encoding phosphomannomutase/phosphoglucomutase: protein MSDLSQIVKAYDVRGTVPDQWDEQAAEALGTAFAQVLDGFGERDGAALVAHDMRATGPALAAAFAAGVRAEGRAVIELGLASTDMLYYASGALGLPGAMFTASHNPAQYNGIKMCRSGARPIGQDSGLAEIRERAQALLDKGERPTGTPAAPAERRDLLADYAAYLRQLVDLSGIRPLKVVVDAGNGMAGYTVPAVLGDAVLPALPLEIVPLYFELDGTFPNHEANPLDPANLVDLQRAVIEHGAEIGLAFDGDADRCFVVDERGEPVSPSAVTALVAARELAKHPGSTVIHGLITSRAVPEIIREHGGEPVVARVGHSFIKAEMARTNAIFGGEHSAHYYFRDFWFADTGMLAALHTLAALGEQSLPLSVLASEYERYVASGEINSTVADQAAKVAEVRAAYPQADVDEMDGLTLRFPDGAWFNLRASNTEPLLRLNVEAPTRERMTALRDEVLDRVRR, encoded by the coding sequence GTGTCTGATCTGTCCCAGATCGTGAAGGCCTACGACGTCCGTGGGACGGTGCCGGACCAGTGGGACGAGCAGGCCGCCGAGGCCCTCGGCACGGCCTTCGCGCAGGTGCTGGACGGCTTCGGTGAGCGGGACGGGGCGGCGCTCGTCGCGCACGACATGCGTGCCACCGGTCCTGCTCTGGCCGCCGCCTTCGCCGCCGGCGTGCGCGCCGAGGGGCGCGCCGTCATCGAGCTGGGTCTCGCCTCCACCGACATGCTCTACTACGCCTCCGGCGCGCTGGGGCTGCCCGGCGCGATGTTCACCGCCAGCCACAATCCGGCGCAGTACAACGGCATCAAGATGTGCCGCTCCGGGGCGCGCCCGATCGGGCAGGACAGCGGGCTGGCCGAGATCCGCGAGCGGGCGCAGGCGCTGCTGGACAAGGGCGAGCGTCCGACCGGCACGCCGGCCGCGCCGGCCGAGCGCCGCGACCTGCTGGCCGACTACGCGGCGTACCTGCGGCAGCTGGTCGACCTCTCGGGCATCCGTCCGCTGAAGGTGGTCGTGGACGCCGGCAACGGCATGGCCGGCTACACCGTCCCGGCCGTGCTCGGCGACGCCGTCCTGCCGGCCCTGCCGCTGGAGATCGTGCCGCTCTACTTCGAGCTCGACGGCACCTTCCCCAACCACGAGGCCAACCCGCTGGACCCGGCCAACCTGGTCGACCTCCAGCGCGCGGTGATCGAGCACGGCGCCGAGATCGGCCTGGCGTTCGACGGCGACGCCGACCGCTGCTTCGTGGTCGACGAGCGCGGCGAGCCGGTCTCGCCGTCGGCGGTCACGGCCCTGGTGGCGGCCCGCGAGCTGGCCAAGCACCCCGGCTCGACGGTGATCCACGGCCTGATCACCTCCCGGGCGGTGCCGGAGATCATCCGCGAGCACGGCGGCGAGCCGGTCGTCGCCCGGGTCGGGCACTCCTTCATCAAGGCGGAGATGGCCCGGACGAACGCGATCTTCGGCGGCGAGCACTCCGCCCACTACTACTTCCGCGACTTCTGGTTCGCCGACACCGGCATGCTCGCCGCGCTGCACACCCTGGCCGCCCTGGGCGAGCAGTCGCTGCCGCTGTCCGTGCTGGCCAGCGAGTACGAGCGGTACGTGGCCTCGGGTGAGATCAACTCGACGGTGGCCGACCAGGCCGCGAAGGTGGCCGAGGTGCGGGCCGCGTACCCGCAGGCCGACGTCGACGAGATGGACGGGCTGACCCTGCGCTTCCCGGACGGCGCGTGGTTCAATCTGCGCGCCTCCAACACCGAGCCGCTGCTGCGGCTCAACGTCGAGGCCCCGACGCGGGAGCGGATGACCGCCCTCCGTGACGAGGTGCTCGACCGCGTTCGCCGATAA
- a CDS encoding Trm112 family protein produces MALDPQLLEILACPDTHHAPLDYDAQAQTLTCTECGRIFEVRDDVPVLLLDEARGPSEQS; encoded by the coding sequence GTGGCCCTGGACCCGCAGTTGCTGGAAATCCTCGCCTGTCCGGACACGCATCACGCCCCGCTCGACTACGACGCGCAGGCGCAGACGCTGACCTGCACCGAGTGCGGCCGGATCTTCGAGGTCCGCGACGACGTGCCGGTGCTGCTGCTGGACGAGGCGCGCGGCCCCTCGGAGCAGTCGTGA
- a CDS encoding SIS domain-containing protein — MIDGVAGVSGRREPDEALLDDPAALAEHDPGGMLRHTASAGAQVRETAALAAEANLQVLADEGRPRAVVIAGIGTAGRTGDVLATVAGPRCPVPVIPHRSAGVPGWVGAADVVIAVSASGRSPEALGAAEAAHRRGARLVAVGAPDSQLQSVAERARAPFIPVPRRAPARASLWALTVPVLLAARTLGLVKVNEADLAETAARLDADADRCRPTAESFVNPAKSLALGLAGSVPIVWGSSPLATVAARRFGDTLSANARYPVVSGALGEAGRGRVGLLDGVFGGLAEGERDIFADPDAEAPSGTRLRLVLLRDGGLNPEDDADEPLDVEERRADAVQTLAERRGVRCDVVTAEGGSALERLASLVAVPDFASIYLALAHGLDPMAVPAITEMKELANQ, encoded by the coding sequence GTGATCGACGGTGTGGCCGGGGTCAGCGGCCGACGCGAGCCCGACGAGGCACTGCTCGACGACCCGGCCGCGCTGGCCGAGCACGACCCGGGCGGCATGCTGCGGCACACCGCCTCCGCCGGGGCGCAGGTCCGCGAGACGGCCGCGCTGGCCGCCGAGGCCAACCTCCAGGTGCTCGCCGACGAGGGCCGCCCCCGGGCGGTCGTCATCGCCGGCATCGGCACCGCCGGGCGTACCGGTGACGTGCTGGCCACCGTCGCCGGGCCGCGCTGCCCGGTGCCGGTCATCCCGCACCGCAGCGCCGGTGTGCCCGGCTGGGTGGGCGCCGCCGACGTGGTCATCGCCGTCAGCGCGTCCGGTCGCAGCCCCGAGGCGCTGGGCGCCGCCGAGGCCGCGCACCGCCGGGGCGCCCGACTGGTCGCCGTCGGCGCGCCCGACTCGCAGTTGCAGTCCGTGGCCGAGCGGGCCCGGGCGCCGTTCATCCCGGTGCCCCGGCGCGCCCCGGCCCGGGCCAGCCTCTGGGCGCTCACCGTGCCGGTCCTGCTCGCCGCCCGTACGCTCGGGCTCGTGAAGGTCAACGAGGCGGATCTGGCGGAGACCGCGGCCCGGCTGGACGCGGACGCCGACCGCTGCCGCCCGACGGCCGAGTCCTTCGTCAACCCCGCGAAGTCGCTGGCCCTGGGCCTCGCCGGCTCGGTGCCGATCGTCTGGGGCTCGTCGCCGCTGGCCACGGTCGCGGCCCGCCGGTTCGGCGACACCCTGTCCGCCAACGCCCGCTACCCCGTGGTCAGCGGGGCGCTCGGCGAGGCGGGGCGCGGTCGGGTCGGCCTGCTCGACGGCGTGTTCGGCGGTCTGGCCGAGGGGGAGCGCGACATCTTCGCCGACCCCGACGCGGAGGCGCCGTCGGGCACCCGGCTGCGGTTGGTGCTGCTGCGCGACGGCGGGCTGAACCCGGAGGACGACGCCGACGAGCCCCTCGACGTCGAGGAGCGCCGCGCGGACGCCGTGCAGACCCTCGCCGAGCGGCGCGGCGTGCGCTGCGACGTGGTGACCGCCGAGGGCGGCTCCGCGCTGGAGCGGCTCGCCTCGCTGGTCGCCGTGCCGGACTTCGCCTCGATCTACCTCGCCCTGGCACACGGACTGGACCCGATGGCCGTGCCGGCCATCACCGAAATGAAGGAGCTGGCAAACCAGTGA
- a CDS encoding cation diffusion facilitator family transporter produces the protein MSANGGTKAIVAALLANAGIAVTKFVAFLLTGSSSMLAESIHSVADSGNQALLLLGGRRAKRAATPQHPFGYGRERYIYAFIVSIVLFSVGGLFALYEAYHKWSHEEGITSWHWVPVVVLVAAIIMETFSFRTAIVESNLVRGNQSWVKFVRRAKAPELPVVLLEDLGALVGLVFALFGVGMTLITGNGRWDAVGTAMIGVLLVIIAIILAIETKSLLLGEGAEAHDVAALEKAVTDGPEFERIIHMKTLYLGPEELMVAAKVAVPAGVTAEVLAQSINTVEGRIRAAVPTARVIYLEPDIYHATAERAVAGTASPAEPGEVAGRPGS, from the coding sequence GTGAGCGCCAACGGTGGTACGAAGGCGATCGTCGCCGCCCTGCTGGCCAACGCCGGCATCGCCGTCACCAAGTTCGTCGCGTTCCTGCTGACCGGGTCGTCGTCGATGCTGGCCGAGTCGATCCACTCGGTCGCGGACTCCGGCAACCAGGCCCTGCTGCTGCTCGGCGGGCGTCGGGCCAAGCGCGCGGCCACTCCTCAGCACCCTTTCGGCTACGGCCGGGAGCGCTACATCTACGCGTTCATCGTCTCCATCGTGCTGTTCAGCGTCGGTGGCCTGTTCGCCCTCTACGAGGCGTACCACAAGTGGTCGCACGAGGAGGGCATCACCTCGTGGCACTGGGTGCCGGTCGTGGTGCTGGTGGCGGCGATCATCATGGAGACGTTCTCCTTCCGCACCGCGATCGTCGAGTCCAACCTCGTCCGGGGCAACCAGTCGTGGGTGAAGTTCGTCCGGCGCGCCAAGGCCCCCGAGCTGCCGGTGGTGCTGCTGGAGGACCTGGGCGCGCTGGTCGGTCTGGTCTTCGCGCTCTTCGGCGTGGGCATGACGCTGATCACCGGCAACGGCCGGTGGGACGCGGTGGGCACCGCGATGATCGGTGTGCTGCTGGTGATCATCGCGATCATCCTGGCCATCGAGACCAAGAGCCTGCTGCTCGGTGAGGGCGCCGAGGCGCACGACGTCGCCGCGCTGGAGAAGGCGGTCACCGACGGCCCCGAGTTCGAGCGGATCATCCACATGAAGACGCTCTACCTCGGGCCCGAGGAGCTGATGGTGGCCGCCAAGGTCGCCGTGCCGGCCGGCGTCACCGCCGAGGTGCTGGCGCAGAGCATCAACACCGTCGAGGGTCGGATCCGCGCCGCCGTGCCGACCGCCCGGGTGATCTACCTGGAACCGGACATCTACCACGCCACCGCCGAGCGGGCGGTCGCCGGGACCGCGTCGCCCGCCGAGCCGGGTGAGGTCGCCGGGCGGCCCGGGAGCTGA
- the manA gene encoding mannose-6-phosphate isomerase, class I, producing the protein MELLHGPIRDYAWGSRSAIAELQGRPAPSDGPEAELWLGAHPGGPALVDRDGDRVSLTDLLLAEPHHWLGERLVGRFGTRLPFLLKVLAADAPLSLQAHPDAEQARAGHAADAARPDGQRNYVDPYHKPELLVALSPMEALCGFRDPAASAAALAGFGVPALEPVLAALRTGPAGLRDAVRLLLTWPADGRDALVVAVASAPVAGPDAELARDLAAAYPGDPGVLVAMLLNRVRLAPGEAIWMPAGNLHAYLRGTGVEIMAASDNVLRGGLTPKRVDVEELLRVLRFEVLRDPVVPPLEVAPGVVTWPVPVEDFALHRVTVGAGLPAVSVEVPGPRVVLCRSGEVSVDDGAGAVTLAPGRAAVGSAAAGPLRLGGAGEAYVASCGLR; encoded by the coding sequence GTGGAACTGCTGCACGGACCGATCCGCGACTACGCCTGGGGGTCCCGCTCGGCGATCGCCGAGTTGCAGGGGCGGCCGGCGCCGAGCGACGGCCCGGAGGCCGAACTGTGGCTGGGCGCCCACCCGGGCGGCCCGGCCCTGGTCGACCGCGACGGCGACCGGGTGAGCCTGACCGACCTGCTGCTCGCCGAGCCGCACCACTGGCTCGGCGAGCGGTTGGTCGGCCGGTTCGGCACCCGGCTGCCGTTCCTGCTCAAGGTGCTCGCCGCCGACGCCCCGCTGAGCCTCCAGGCGCACCCGGACGCCGAGCAGGCCCGCGCCGGGCACGCCGCCGACGCCGCCCGCCCCGACGGACAGCGCAACTACGTCGATCCGTACCACAAGCCGGAGCTGCTGGTCGCGCTCTCGCCGATGGAGGCGCTCTGCGGTTTCCGGGACCCGGCGGCCTCGGCGGCGGCGCTGGCCGGCTTCGGCGTACCCGCGCTGGAGCCGGTGCTGGCGGCGCTGCGGACCGGGCCGGCGGGCCTGCGTGACGCCGTACGACTGCTGCTGACCTGGCCCGCCGACGGGCGCGACGCGCTGGTGGTGGCCGTGGCGTCGGCGCCGGTCGCGGGGCCGGACGCGGAACTGGCCCGGGACCTGGCCGCCGCCTACCCGGGCGACCCCGGGGTGCTGGTGGCGATGCTGCTCAACCGGGTGCGGCTGGCCCCCGGCGAGGCGATCTGGATGCCGGCGGGGAACCTGCACGCCTACCTGCGTGGCACCGGCGTGGAGATCATGGCGGCCAGCGACAACGTGCTGCGCGGCGGGCTGACGCCGAAGCGGGTGGACGTCGAGGAGCTGCTGCGGGTGCTGCGCTTCGAGGTGCTGCGCGACCCGGTGGTGCCGCCGCTGGAGGTCGCCCCGGGCGTGGTCACGTGGCCGGTGCCGGTGGAGGACTTCGCGCTGCACCGGGTGACGGTGGGCGCGGGACTGCCGGCGGTGTCGGTCGAGGTGCCCGGGCCCCGGGTGGTGCTCTGCCGCTCCGGCGAGGTCTCGGTCGACGACGGGGCAGGCGCGGTGACGCTGGCGCCCGGACGGGCGGCCGTCGGCAGCGCCGCCGCCGGGCCGCTGCGCCTGGGCGGCGCCGGGGAGGCGTACGTCGCGAGCTGCGGCCTGCGCTGA